The proteins below come from a single Oncorhynchus keta strain PuntledgeMale-10-30-2019 chromosome 32, Oket_V2, whole genome shotgun sequence genomic window:
- the tanc2a gene encoding protein TANC2 encodes MAAGVGHAASLLQRLLLDICCLSHGHTSELPHIETGHTGGSDGQEMDREGGEESQELGPPPSVDEAANTLMTRLGFLLGDKMNEGQPGSQYDMDDHDNSQGMMSVAQRISPCSSLASSTASPPAGSPCSTLPPGGAPGNASGDCAYGSITSPTSTLESRDSGIIATLTSYSENADRGGGKHGEGSRGSLKLWQTQKCSGTDSFLYRVDENMAASTYSLNKIPERSLETAHSIPLYLMPRPNSVAATSSAHLEDLAYLDEQRHTPLRTSLRMPRQNSGAGRSGHDLRVRFAPYRPPDIALKPLLFEVPSLTADSLFTGREWLFQEVDARLHGDDSAANRGVVVVGNVGFGKTAIISRLVALSCHGNRMRQIASDSPHVSPKHGETLPLTQPQHSHGTLGGSCPGTPEMRRRQEEALRRLASQVVAYHYCQADNAYTCLVPEFVHNVAALLCRAPQLMAYREQLLREPHLQSTLSLRSCVQDPLNAFRRGVLEPLDVLHRERKIACEEDLIILVDGLNEAEFHKPDYGDTITSFLCKTMERFPPWLKLVVTVRTSLQEITHPLPFHRISLDRLEENDAIDQDLQGYLLQRIQGSAEIQSNVSLNGRLDNAAFAKLSTHLKALSRGSYLYLKLTLDLIEKGYLVLKSSSFKVVPVSLAEVYLLQLNMRFPTQSSFERALPLLNVAVASLHPLTDEQAYGAVNAGAVRGPALDWEDFQGRLELLSPFLVRRRDGTRMFTHPSFREWLIWREDGEKTKFLCDPRSGHTLLAFWFSRQEGKLNRQQTMELGHHILKAHIFKGLSKKVGVSSSVLQGLWVSYSTEGLSTALASLRNLYTPNIKVSRLLVLGGANVNYRSEVLNNAPLLCVHAHLGYVETAGLLLENGAHVDGESDSGLTPLGYAAAAGHLSIVTALCACKAKVDHLDRNGQCALVHAALRGHLQVVKFLMQSDWNPDGQPQGAFTKSHAVQQALIAGASMGYTEIASYLLDLPEKDEEEEERAQINNFDTLWGETALTAAAGRGKLDVCRLLLEQGAAVGQPNRRGIVPLFSAVRQGHWQIVDLLLNHGADVNMADKQGRTPLMMASSEGHLGTAEFLLAQGASLAQMDKEGLTALSWACLKGHMPLVRCLVERGAATAHADKSGRTPLDLASFYGDSEVVQYLVDHGAMIEHVDYSGMRPLDRAVGCRNTSVVVALLKKGAKMGPATWAMATSKPDIMIVLLSKLIEEGDGFYKKGKVKEAAQRYQYALKKFPREGFSEDLKTFRELKVSLLLNLSRCRRKMNDFGMAEEFATKALELKSKSYEAFYARARAKRSSRQFHAALEDLNEATLLCPNNREIQRLLQRVEEECLQFEEQQELDPPPSPPREQAPPPPQSLEPRLEDMQPVQDLFEEDEDYLEQDLESLPMGMTPEPRSSPSGLPLIQSLLPSPGHRNSPYLSGGPSMVQAFELPPSPPSMSSPTRQGYQSSSPSLSPTHQSSHYRPSPPHTSTAHQASATQYNFSPPPSPLRRGQYHASPTSESGGGLYRPQSASARYQSEQIPGRPKSPLSKMSSQRSFQLLSQQQPPQQGQWLQPAKAQIVRTNQPSSAVHSSAVLGTSAYSQMAHSMSTRLPPDLAELGDGVNIFPSALEGRPTLQVQASLSAGALYQHGGIQMVPMEDELPQRPSSAYRPGGPRYSQAPQISRSQSAAYYPVSPQMEMEMELEMEHQAALGSPENPHGLRRPVSATNAEPKPHAPTPRPLMHSQSVGLRFSHSNTSLGGVSAANLVPGFRGSTSAQQMEIPLQLSYEDGSVYCDDLSPVSPPQGSDIRVVGGTYPDKALRSRNTPFMGVVDKTARTHQYLPPQPQTIGRSWAISSLDTVVTSSTTSPGNIGPQHGYSQQPSLGHIAYYNRTNNAHNGHLDDDYYQPPANSSRDGRADGMGRVSQVPSYPDVKVARTLPVAQAYQDSEYMQHSRDRQGPTSPIKPKRPFVESNV; translated from the exons ATGGCAGCAGGAGTCGGTCATGCTGCCTCGTTACTCCAGAGATTGTTGTTGGATATCTGCTGTTTGTCCCATGGGCACACCTCAGAGCTGCCTCACATTGAGACGGGCCACACTGGAGGAAGTGATGGACAAGAAATGGACAGAGAAGGAG GTGAGGAGAGCCAGGAGCTGGGCCCCCCTCCCTCTGTGGATGAGGCAGCCAACACCCTGATGACGCGCCTGGGCTTCCTCCTGGGAGACAAGATGAATGAGGGACAGCCGGGCTCACAGTACGACATGGACGACCACGACAACAGCCAG GGCATGATGTCAGTGGCCCAGCGGATCAGCCCCTGCTCCAGCCTGGCCAGCAGCACAGCCTCCCCCCCTGCAGGCAGCCCCTGCTCCACACTGCCCCCCGGAGGGGCCCCCGGGAACGCCTCCGGAGACTGCGCCTATGGTTCCATCACCAGCCCCACCTCCACCCTGGAGAGCAGGGACAGCGGCATCATCG CCACGCTGACCAGCTACTCTGAGAATGCTGACCGGGGTGGGGGGAAGCACGGGGAGGGCTCGCGGGGTAGCCTGAAGCTGTGGCAGACCCAGAAGTGTTCGGGCACAGACTCGTTCCTGTACCGCGTGGATGAGAATATGGCTGCCTCCACCTACAGCCTGAACAAGATCCCAGAGAGGAGCCTGGAGACGGCCCACTCCATCCCACTCTACCTCATGCCCCGGCCCAACTCTGTGGCAG ccacgagTTCGGCCCACCTGGAGGACCTGGCCTACCTGGATGAACAGAGACACACTCCCCTGAGGACCTCCCTCAGGATGCCCCGTCAGAACTCTGGGGCCGGGCGCTCCGGACACGACCTCAGAG tacgcTTTGCCCCCTACCGCCCCCCGGATATCGCCCTCAAGCCCCTTCTGTTCGAGGTGCCCAGCCTGACAGCTGATTCGCTCTTCACCGGGAGGGAGTGGCTCTTCCAGGAAGTGGACGCCCGTCTTCATGGCGACGACTCGGCAGCCAATCGAGGTGTGGTTGTCGTGGGCAATGTGGGCTTCGGCAAGACTGCCATCATCTCCCGCCTGGTGGCACTCAGCTGCCACGGCAACCGCATGAGGCAGATCGCCTCGGACAGCCCCCACGTCTCGCCCAAAC aTGGAGAGACCCTGCCCCTCACCCAGCCCCAGCACTCCCATGGCACCCTGGGGGGCAGCTGCCCTGGCACGCCCGAGATGAGGAGACGCCAGGAGGAGGCTTTACGGCGGCTCGCCTCACAG GTGGTGGCATACCACTACTGCCAGGCGGACAATGCCTACACGTGCCTGGTGCCAGAGTTTGTCCACAACGTGGCGGCTCTGCTGTGCCGGGCACCCCAGCTCATGGCCTACAGGGAGCAGCTGCTACGGGAGCCCCACCTGCAGAGCACCCTCAGTCTGCGCTCCTGTGTCCAGGACCCCCTCAATGCCTTCAGGAGGGGCGTGCTGGAGCCCCTCGACGTCCTGCACAGAG AGAGGAAGATAGCATGTGAGGAGGACCTGATCATTCTGGTAGACGGGCTGAATGAGGCAGAGTTCCACAAGCCGGACTACGGCGACACCATCACCTCCTTCTTGTGTAAGACCATGGAACGCTTTCCTCCCTGGCTCAAACTGGTGGTCACCGTCAGGACCTCCCTACAGGAAATCACACATCCCCTCCCGTTCCACCGTATCTCTCTTGACCGCCTGGAGGAGAATGATGCCATAGACCAGGACCTGCAG GGCtacctgctgcagaggatacaggGCAGTGCTGAGATCCAGAGCAACGTGTCTCTCAACGGGCGTCTGGACAACGCAGCCTTCGCCAAGCTGAGCACCCACCTCAAGGCCCTGAGCCGCGGCTCCTACCTCTACCTGAAGCTGACGCTAGACCTCATCGAGAAGGGCTAcctggtgctcaagagctccagctTCAAG GTGGTGCCGGTGAGCCTGGCTGAGGTGTACCTGCTGCAGCTCAACATGCGTTTCCCCACCCAGTCGTCCTTCGAGCGTGCCCTCCCCCTGCTCAATGTGGCCGtggcctccctccaccccctcacgGACGAGCAGGCGTATGGGGCAGTGAATGCTGGTGCCGTGCGAGGCCCCGCCCTGGACTGGGAAGATTTCCAGGGGCGACTGGAGCTGCTATCGCCCTTCCTGGTGCGGAGGAGGGACGGAACACGTATGTTCACACACCCTTCCTTCAGGGAGTGGCTCATCTGGAGGGAGGACGGGGAGAAGACCAAGTTCCTCTGTGACCCGAG GAGTGGCCACACACTCCTGGCCTTCTGGTTCTCACGTCAGGAGGGCAAACTGAACCGGCAGCAGACCATGGAGCTGGGCCACCACATCCTCAAAGCACACATCTTTAAG GGCCTAAGTAAGAAGGTTGGGGTCTCCTCGTCAGTCCTGCAGGGGCTGTGGGTCTCTTACAGCACAGAGGGGCTCTCCACTGCTCTGGCCTCACTGAGGAACCTTTACACACCCAACATCAAG GTGAGCCGTTTGTTGGTCCTAGGCGGCGCCAATGTTAACTACCGTTCAGAGGTTCTGAACAACGCCCCATTGCTGTGTGTCCACGCCCACCTGGGCTACGTGGAGACAGCCGGCCTGCTGCTGGAGAACGGAGCGCACGTAGACGGGGAGTCCGACAGCGGCCTCACCCCACTGGGCTACGCCGCCGCCGCTGGACACCTGTCCATCGTCACTGCGCTCTGCGCCTGCAAGGCCAAG gTGGACCACCTGGACAGGAACGGTCAGTGTGCGCTGGTGCACGCTGCACTGCGAGGACACCTGCAGGTGGTCAAGTTCCTGATGCAGAGTGACTGGAACCCTGACGGACAGCCTCAAGGAGCCTTCACCAAGAGTCACGCTGTCCAGCAGGCCCTTATAGCAGGGGCCAGCATGGGATACACAGAG ATCGCCTCTTACCTATTGGACCTGCCagagaaggatgaggaggaggaggagcgagCACAGATCAACAACTTTGACACACTCTGGGGAGAGACTG CGCTGACTGCAGCAGCAGGCAGGGGGAAGCTGGATGTGTGCAGGCTGCTGTTGGAACAAGGGGCAGCGGTTGGACAGCCTAACCGCCGGGGCATCGTGCCTCTCTTCAGCGCTGTGCGCCAGGGACATTGGCAG ATAGTGGACCTGCTGTTGAACCATGGAGCTGACGTCAACATGGCAGACAAGCAGGGCCGCACACCCCTCATGATGGCCTCCTCAGAGGGCCACCTCGGCACAGCAGAATTCCTACTGGCACAAG GTGCTTCTCTGGCCCAGATGGACAAGGAAGGTCTGACTGCTCTGAGCTGGGCGTGTCTGAAGGGCCACATGCCATTGGTGCGCTGCCTGGTTGAGAGGGGCGCGGCCACTGCCCACGCCGATAAGAGTGGACGCACCCCCCTGGACCTGGCCTCTTTCTACGGAGACTCAGAAGTG gtgcAGTATCTGGTGGACCACGGGGCGATGATAGAGCATGTGGACTACAGTGGGATGCGACCTCTGGACCGGGCCGTGGGCTGCAGGAACACCTCTGTGGTGGTGGCTCTGCTCAAGAAGGGAGCCAAGATGG GTCCGGCCACCTGGGCCATGGCCACCTCCAAACCCGACATCATGATCGTCCTGCTCAGCAAGCTGATAGAGGAAGGAGATGGTTTCTACAAG AAAGGTAAAGTGAAGGAGGCGGCCCAGCGGTACCAGTACGCCTTAAAGAAGTTCCCCCGCGAGGGCTTCAGCGAGGACCTCAAGACCTTCAGAGAGCTCAAGGTGTCCCTCCTCCTCAACCTGTCCCGCTGTCGGAGGAAAATGAAT GACTTTGGGATGGCTGAGGAGTTTGCTACCAAGGCGCTAGAGTTGAAATCCAAATCGTACGAGGCCTTTTACGCCAGAGCCCGTGCCAAGCGCAGCAGCAG GCAGTTCCACGCAGCCCTGGAGGACCTGAATGAGGCCACCCTCCTTTGCCCCAACAACCGGGAGATCCAGCGCCTGCtgcagagggtggaggaggagtgtCTTCAGTTCGAGGAGCAACAGGAGCTGGaccctcccccatcccctcccagAGAGCAGGCCCCGCCCCCTCCCCAGTCCCTGGAGCCCCGCCTGGAGGACATGCAGCCGGTGCAGGACCTGTTTGAAGAGGACGAGGACTACCTGGAGCAGGACCTAGAGAGCCTCCCCATGGGCATGACTCCCGAGCCCCGCTCAAGCCCCTCTGGCCTGCCTCTCATCCAGAGCCTGCTGCCCTCCCCGGGCCACCGCAACTCGCCCTACCTCTCTGGAGGCCCCTCCATGGTCCAGGCTTTCGAGCTGCCCCCTAGCCCCCCTTCCATGTCCTCCCCCACGCGCCAAGGCTACCAGTCCTCCTCCCCATCACTTTCCCCGACGCACCAGAGCTCCCACTACCGGCCTAGCCCTCCGCACACCTCCACAGCCCACCAGGCTTCCGCTACGCAGTACAACTTCAGCCCACCACCTTCGCCTCTCCGCCGGGGGCAGTACCACGCCAGCCCCACCTCAGAGAGCGGAGGAGGTCTGTACCGGCCACAGTCGGCCTCAGCCCGCTACCAGTCGGAGCAGATACCCGGCCGGCCGAAGTCTCCACTGTCTAAGATGAGCAGCCAGCGCTCCTTCCAGCTGCTCTCCCAGCAGCAGCCTCCCCAGCAGGGCCAGTGGCTGCAGCCTGCCAAGGCCCAGATCGTACGCACCAACCAGCCCAGCTCCGCTGTGCACTCCAGTGCTGTGCTGGGCACCAGTGCCTACAGCCAGATGGCCCACTCCATGAGCACCCGCCTCCCCCCCGACCTGGCCGAGCTGGGGGACGGAGTGAATATATTCCCCAGTGCCCTGGAAGGGAGGCCCACGCTACAGGTGCAGGCCAGCCTCAGTGCAGGAGCACTGTACCAACATGGTGGGATCCAGATGGTCCCAATGGAGGACGAGCTCCCCCAGCGGCCCTCCTCAGCTTACCGGCCTGGAGGTCCGCGCTACAGCCAGGCCCCCCAGATCAGCCGCAGCCAGTCGGCAGCGTACTACCCTGTCTCACctcagatggagatggagatggagttAGAGATGGAGCACCAGGCGGCGCTGGGATCACCGGAGAACCCCCACGGCTTGCGCCGACCTGTCAGTGCCACCAACGCAGAGCCAAAGCCACACGCACCCACTCCCCGGCCCCTCATGCACTCCCAGAGCGTAGGCCTCCGCTTCTCCCACTCCAACACAAGCCTGGGTGGGGTCTCTGCAGCTAATCTAGTCCCAGGCTTCCGTGGCTCCACCTCAGCCCAGCAGATGGAAATCCCTCTACAGCTGTCCTACGAGGATGGTAGTGTCTACTGCGACGACCTCTCGCCTGTGTCACCTCCGCAGGGCAGCGACATAAGGGTGGTGGGAGGGACGTACCCAGACAAGGCGCTCCGCTCCAGAAACACACCTTTCATGGGCGTTGTCGACAAGACGGCGCGGACTCACCAGTACCTGCCACCACAACCGCAGACAATAGGGCGCTCCTGGGCCATCTCTTCCCTGGACACGGTAGTGACAAGCTCCACCACGTCTCCAGGGAACATTGGCCCTCAGCATGGCTACAGCCAACAGCCCAGCCTGGGACACATTGCCTACTACAACCGCACCAACAACGCCCACAACGGGCACCTGGACGATGACTACTACCAGCCACCAGCTAACAGCTCACGGGATGGCAGGGCAGATGGCATGGGCCGTGTGAGCCAGGTGCCATCCTACCCAGACGTCAAGGTGGCCCGGACGCTGCCTGTGGCCCAGGCATACCAGGACAGCGAGTACATGCAGCACTCCAGGGACAGGCAGGGCCCCACGTCCCCTATCAAACCAAAGAGACCTTTCGTGGAGTCAAACGTTTag